In Theileria equi strain WA chromosome 4 map unlocalized gcontig_1105316255033, whole genome shotgun sequence, the following are encoded in one genomic region:
- a CDS encoding conserved hypothetical protein (encoded by transcript BEWA_013300A), producing MPKREARRKPEDYCQMKPLRDCLAQNEGRIEKCIKEVELFEKTCDSNRPYFHTKESIDDSKSGLYTGKRHL from the coding sequence ATGCCAAAGAGGGAGGCTAGAAGGAAGCCGGAGGACTACTGTCAGATGAAGCCTCTGAGGGACTGCCTGGCCCAGAACGAGGGCAGAATCGAGAAATGCATAAAGGAGGTTGAGCTGTTTGAGAAGACCTGCGATTCTAATCGGCCGTACTTTCACACAAAGGAGAGCATTGACGACAGCAAGAGTGGGCTTTACACCGGCAAGCGGCACTTGTGA
- a CDS encoding hypothetical protein (encoded by transcript BEWA_013310A), producing MECNEDEYIHLDLDSLFREADELGVMKTLQMMHLCSHKLELDIKSLVTSELDSVLLCVTTILEICSLIKNSRTNLDNVGALIKSFGFYDKFSSSKALDEPLDGSCLCIVSEWLKEESDGMRELKSLDIDALLAKIPDNSKLLLTSMAMDALQTTSMKNYRLLKTNKVLQSYHLLHTKSPALITIIECIGPGHVKGINEFVKDIKGSLQFHIDKLRSHCLAVLDSSDVNLVLEILFTLILLSGKAGFDLSGGQDGLESVLERRSKLYKIAIHNLQVGSFKSLESLMLQFVANYVFIAAVEAIYTKHGIKVELEEHMHADLFAVILKKHLAYYSLNELGTLYNKLLDYPLDVTISSPIEFDADAAVKEGISKLHDCILETFKMCACDKISKSILAISSTICKPVNISVESLYTNDGVNSNYSEYFSCNDLMTNDRDDTEMDLDVLFSDLYAFVDLSRNFRDEFTSLVHEKLSQLLNVISKHIRSLQIKEQSDETLMLMDEETDVATLEIAGYLFDGVVHKFLSSNKLVGLILSLGKFPEPLSSQVHDIYEHIATNLLEPIVKHTKMMISSLPLESDASQDPLDDEKKLYAVMIMYASFNIKSIVRAENSYRDSKFNNAVDKSALEMAFGLYNGFESVPTQLQMGRSEESDCVRSGIWTYINIDIFNKYGYDVCGYYITPKEDKTPRGFKTYTHKFPGAFLYLNQIKYNKSEQNGFENIKSCHTDVTVYYWSHDEDNLLPLAIRVTKTGWYWAHYYYHEYYKRDSIDSNNWTKHKDKNFYSGASDISNTFKNVVVLKLDAKNNETYGVNGEKTSTINPDVKITVSEQNNYKPGYDKYTHHLLNNESMRVLSTKLGNKHKSFKESILASQYNSASVYYATADSGREKPLILQLGNGNDFFKLDGDKWIKDPSINAGNLEEKRRNLSGAHIINISETQNRYQCSSPGCGTPINVESHQEDTHKYTRKRHYISSKFSVSSFIGSGGESQTGLSSPTNINEVNVFFYPKDDTPKPLLIHYQVSNNHKWYKKTKVANNWEEVTDETIKPTSATDHDTIKKLLTGTKSAAVLSQAAASSGLSSRSGLPPAVKKGLEIGGSVLGSLATVGTVGGLVKKFWGTIVTQLIARM from the exons atggagTGTAACGAAGATGAATACATACATTTGGACCTGGATTCCCTCTTTAGAGAGGCGGATGAGCTCGGGGTAATGAAAACACTGCAGATGATGCATCTATGTTCTCACAAGCTCGAATTAGACATCAAGTCGCTTGTAACGAGTGAATTGGACTCTGTGCTTCTATGTGTGACTACTATACTCGAAATATGTTCTCTGATTAAAAACTCCAGGACTAATTTAGACAATGTAGGCGCTTTGATCAAATCTTTTGGGTTTTACGACAAGTTTTCCTCAAGCAAGGCCTTGGACGAGCCTTTGGACGGATCTTGTCTCTGTATTGTCTCCGAGTGGCTCAAGGAGGAAAGTGACGGAATGCGAGAGCTCAAAAGTCTCGACATTGACGCTTTGCTGGCCAAGATACCGGATAATTCCAAGCTTTTGTTGACGTCAATGGCGATGGATGCGCTCCAGACCACAAGCATGAAGAATTACCGCCTCCTCAAGACCAACAAAGTGCTCCAGTCCTACCATCTCCTACACACAAAATCGCCAGCTCTAATAACAATCATAGAGTGCATTGGTCCTGGGCATGTAAAGGGGATCAATGAGTTTGTAAAGGATATAAAGGGCTCTCTCCAGTTTCACATTGACAAGTTGAGGTCACACTGCCTGGCGGTTCTTGACTCGAGTGACGTGAATCTCGTTCTTGAAATACTGTTCACCCTTATTCTATTGTCTGGAAAAGCCGGTTTTGATCTTTCTGGAGGCCAAGATGGTCTCGAAAGCGTACTAGAGAGGAGAAGTAAGCTCTACAAAATCGCAATTCACAACTTACAAGTTGGCTCCTTCAAGAGTTTGGAATCGTTAATGCTACAGTTTGTTGCAAATTACGTCTTTATAGCTGCAGTTGAAGCCATTTACACAAAACATGGTATAAAAGTGGAGCTAGAAGAGCATATGCATGCGGATCTGTTTGCTGTGATTCTAAAGAAGCATTTGGCCTACTACTCGTTGAACGAGCTTGGAACCCTGTACAATAAACTATTAGACTATCCGCTAGATGTAACTATAAGCAGTCCCATCGAGTTTGATGCGGATGCCGCTGTAAAGGAGGGAATTTCAAAATTACATGACTGCATTTTGGAgacatttaaaatgtgcGCATGTgacaaaatatcaaaatcCATCCTTGCTATTAGCTCGACAATTTGCAAACCTGTGAACATATCTGTAGAATCACTTTACACGAATGACGGTGTGAATAGTAACTATAGTGAATATTTTAGCTGTAATGATTTAATGACAAATGATAGAGATGATACAGAGATGGATTTAGATGTGCTCTTTAGTGATTTATACGCATTTGTGGATCTCAGCAGGAATTTTAGAGATGAATTTACCTCGCTGGTCCACGAGAAATTATCGCAACTTTTAAATGTTATAAGTAAACACATTAGGTCCTTGCAAATCAAGGAACAAAGCGACGAAACATTAATGCtaatggatgaagaaactGACGTTGCAACTTTAGAAATCGCAGGTTATTTATTTGATGGCGTTGTACACAAATTTTTATCAAGCAATAAGCTGGTGGGACTAATTTTATCCCTCGGGAAATTTCCGGAACCCCTATCGTCACAAGTTCATGATATATACGAACACATCGCAACAAATTTACTAGAACCAATTGTTAAACACACGAAAATGATGATCAGTTCTCTGCCTTTGGAGAGTGATGCATCTCAAGATCCtttggatgatgaaaagaaactGTATGCTGTAATGATAATGTACGCAAGTTTCAATATAAAGTCTATTGTAAGGGCTGAAAATTCGTACAGAGATTCGAAATTCAATAATGCTGTGGATAAGTCTGCACTAGAAATGGCGTTTGGACTCTATAATGGCTTTGAAAGCGTTCCAACACAGCTGCAG ATGGGTAGAAGTGAAGAGTCAGATTGTGTTCGCAGTGGCATATGGACTTATATAAATATAGACATTTTCaataaatatggatatgaTGTTTGTGGATATTATATTACTCCTAAAGAGGACAAGACTCCAAGAGGATTCAAGACGTATACTCATAAATTCCCTGGAGCGTTTCTATACTTGAATCAAATTAAATACAACAAATCTGAACAAAATGGGTTCGAGAATATCAAGTCTTGTCATACGGATGTTACagtttactactggagCCATGACGAGGATAATCTCTTACCGTTAGCTATCAGAGTGACAAAAACAGGATGGTATTGGGCTCATTATTATTATCATGAATACTACAAGAGAGATAGTATAGATTCTAATAATTGGACAAAACATAAAGACAAGAATTTTTATAGTGGAGCTTCAGATATTAGTAATacctttaaaaatgttgTAGTTCTCAAACTAGATGCGAAGAATAACGAAACCTATGGAGTTAATGGAGAAAAAACTTCTACAATAAACCCAGATGTTAAGATAACTGTTTCTGAACAAAACAATTATAAACCTGGCTATGATAAATACACTCACCATCTTCTCAATAATGAATCAATGAGAGTACTCTCCACTAAGCTTGGTAATAAACATAAATCATTCAAGGAATCCATTCTTGCATCTCAGTATAATAGTGCCTCAGTCTACTATGCAACTGCCGATAGTGGACGTGAGAAGCCCCTTATTCTTCAGCTTGGTAATGGGAATGACTTCTTCAAACTGGATGGTGACAAGTGGATTAAGGACCCTAGTATAAATGCTGGTAACCTTGAGGAAAAACGTAGAAATCTGAGTGGAGCCCATATAATTAATATTTCAGAAACCCAAAACAGATACCAATGTAGTTCTCCTGGTTGTGGTACCCCAATTAATGTAGAAAGTCATCAAGAGGATACTCACAAATACACTAGGAAAAGACATTACAtatcttccaaattttcaGTATCATCCTTCATTGGATCTGGTGGAGAGTCTCAAACAGGtctttcttctccaacTAATATAAATGAGGTAAATGTCTTCTTCTATCCTAAGGATGACACTCCTAAGCCGCTACTTATTCACTATCAAGTATCTAATAATCACAAGTGGTacaaaaaaacaaaagtagCTAATAATTGGGAGGAAGTGACAGATGAGACTATTAAGCCTACTAGTGCTACTGACCATGATACGATTAAGAAGCTCCTCACTGGGACAAAATCTGCCGCTGTACTATCTCAAGCTGCTGCTAGTTCTGGACTGAGTAGTCGATCTGGACTTCCTCCTGCAGTGAAGAAGGGCCTTGAGATTGGTGGTAGCGTACTAGGAAGTCTAGCCACGGTAGGAACAGTAGGTGGTTTAGTAAAGAAGTTTTGGGGTACCATAGTTACACAACTAATCGCTCGCATGTAA
- a CDS encoding conserved hypothetical protein (encoded by transcript BEWA_013320A), whose translation MNSLIAPVAQDTHTSMGEIDNYFKSTLEDSFYGIDDSLVYNFGNSYTKYGTSYTRNGTSYTKNFYNTDSLILGDGFAFTTNFDPYSVHFDHDSILQNASIYHNPGLYETAENPNFYRDVYHDPAFYGDYNKTQFIEQDVTNDPYTQYTIPELGGLKGLDVIPVDDPHMLPIDGDDHTRHVDPNGFIDSLRTESGVNKAVKAQVLPQSNGKVEYVSTTMSPMSSVSTPILGGHVARGGHIGSVIPVNGTINNAAPLASGVKVVPKAAGKPVGKTSKSAAVKRVSTQDLALFNSLMDATNVTPLRGQNAMAGQMNEQSYANKEKPLYADLMYNQDMAVHGAGPNALKRKSLNHAVYDGFNGETGQQFFGNGTMKSPYYKMDAFSMEGYTKSLDSLLSCYSLDTHTVSTNASPNNSEMYALEHPANMHPNDKIQGRISLEGRDSVSSFSSNASQEVPQYSRLTRITREPAFQMEPSEATKAHFMEILRNVYAQEYVDGPSTYTLPPEVFLSSYIIDLGKKYDDSQLDVAPPEDHTVYTRVSGDKLKLTKQVLSSRAIASSANLNDGLMRFKNDDTGLCYSPTISWDWDGVHEVSWWNVDSNGDVRNFRTKFPPKAPGIKNGAFEEASAFAKFVENTVRPGNLIRWYPGFNIPIGTNGRANLRKVLHMDRMKNAELCDPVLEANGLKVAAKSTFGDMTIVELYKAAYVLGLWDVAAYNCLKTCKRRGYAFEWLHDIQRAGKRITLDALKYLRGVRESIEQQKNAKNNLHDKIRRRKTPDKRKRMSEV comes from the coding sequence ATGAATTCACTAATAGCACCTGTGGCTCAGGACACACATACATCTATGGGCGAGATTGACAACTATTTTAAAAGCACATTGGAAGATTCGTTCTACGGAATAGATGACAGCCTAGTATATAACTTTGGCAACTCGTATACAAAGTACGGAACATCGTACACGAGAAATGGTACTTCATACACTaaaaatttttacaacaCAGATTCTTTGATTTTAGGTGACGGATTCGCGTTTACCACCAATTTTGACCCGTATTCAGTACACTTTGACCACGATTCTATACTCCAAAATGCTTCAATCTACCATAACCCCGGGCTATATGAAACGGCTGAGAACCCAAACTTTTATAGGGATGTCTACCATGACCCAGCTTTCTATGGAGACTATAATAAGACGCAGTTTATAGAACAAGATGTGACAAATGATCCGTATACCCAGTATACCATTCCGGAACTCGGTGGTTTAAAGGGACTGGACGTTATCCCTGTGGATGATCCACACATGCTACCCATTGACGGAGATGACCATACTAGACATGTGGATCCAAATGGATTTATTGATTCTTTACGTACGGAATCTGGTGTGAATAAGGCAGTTAAAGCACAAGTATTGCCCCAAAGTAATGGGAAAGTTGAGTACGTCTCAACTACCATGTCGCCAATGTCAAGTGTTTCCACTCCCATACTTGGTGGACACGTTGCAAGAGGTGGGCATATCGGTAGTGTTATTCCAGTGAATGGAACCATCAATAATGCAGCTCCACTCGCAAGTGGTGTAAAAGTTGTACCAAAAGCAGCAGGCAAACCTGTAGGAAAAACCAGCAAAAGCGCAGCAGTGAAAAGAGTAAGCACCCAAGATCTCGCTCTCTTTAATTCGTTAATGGACGCAACTAATGTAACTCCACTCAGAGGACAAAATGCTATGGCTGGACAAATGAATGAACAATCGTATGCGAACAAAGAAAAGCCCTTGTACGCTGACTTAATGTATAATCAGGATATGGCAGTGCATGGTGCAGGTCCAAATGCACTTAAAAGGAAAAGTCTTAATCATGCAGTTTATGATGGGTTCAATGGCGAGACAGGCCAACAATTTTTCGGAAATGGAACCATGAAATCACCGTATTATAAGATGGATGCTTTTTCAATGGAGGGTTATACGAAATCCCTCGACAGTTTGCTCTCATGTTATTCGCTTGATACACATACTGTATCAACGAATGCCAGCCCAAATAATTCTGAAATGTATGCGTTGGAGCATCCGGCAAATATGCATCCAAATGACAAGATACAGGGTAGGATATCCCTTGAGGGTAGGGATTCCGTATCTTCTTTCTCCTCTAACGCTTCACAGGAAGTACCTCAGTATTCCCGTCTTACGAGAATTACGCGCGAACCGGCGTTTCAGATGGAGCCTTCAGAGGCGACAAAAGCTCATTTCATGGAAATCCTTAGGAACGTTTACGCACAAGAATACGTGGACGGCCCATCTACCTACACGCTTCCACCAGAAGTTTTTCTTAGCAGCTACATTATTGACCTGGGTAAAAAGTATGACGACTCACAGTTGGATGTTGCCCCTCCAGAGGACCATACAGTTTACACCAGGGTTAGCGGGGATAAATTGAAGCTCACAAAGCAGGTCTTGAGCAGCAGGGCCATTGCATCATCTGCCAACTTGAATGACGGGTTAATGCGctttaaaaatgatgacACTGGTCTCTGCTATTCCCCTACTATTAGCTGGGATTGGGATGGTGTCCATGAAGTTAGCTGGTGGAACGTGGATAGCAACGGTGATGTCAGAAACTTTAGAACAAAGTTTCCGCCAAAGGCGCCAGGCATAAAGAATGGAGCCTTTGAAGAAGCTAGTGCATTCGCAAAGTTTGTGGAGAATACAGTTCGACCCGGAAACCTCATTAGATGGTACCCGGGATTCAACATTCCTATTGGAACCAACGGAAGGGCCAATTTAAGGAAGGTGCTCCACATGGATAGGATGAAGAATGCAGAGCTTTGTGACCCTGTTTTGGAGGCTAATGGACTTAAAGTTGCGGCAAAGTCTACCTTTGGAGACATGACTATTGTAGAACTCTACAAGGCAGCTTATGTCCTTGGTCTCTGGGATGTTGCAGCTTACAACTGTTTGAAAACATGCAAACGCAGAGGATATGCCTTTGAATGGCTACATGATATTCAGAGGGCAGGCAAGAGAATCACGCTAGATGCCCTCAAGTATCTCAGGGGTGTCCGTGAGTCCATTGAACAGCAAAAGAATGCTAAGAATAACCTCCATGATAAAATTAGAAGGAGGAAGACACCTGACAAGCGCAAGAGAATGTCTGAAGTCTAA